The Spirosoma foliorum genome has a window encoding:
- a CDS encoding alpha/beta hydrolase: MYFFRLLLCISLQILSVSAFCAKVDSLDIPSAVMKKNLRAVVVLPESYQSTKKSKTNYPVLYLLHGGYGHFNDWITKTPDKTLLHRLADQYNLIIVMPEGEIFSYYLDSPVVKDSQFETYLTKEVIDKIDKTYRTVNTSKGRVITGLSMGGYGSLYLATRHPDLYCAAGSMSGALNLDMASWKLLPDMAKNIKGEFEKILGPIEQSPDSYGAYSVVNMADKMKTNGLKLVIDCGVDDFLIEPNRELHRRLVFNQTPHDYSERPGGHSWDYWQNSLPNHVLFFANVLKANGTTVQ, translated from the coding sequence ATGTACTTTTTCCGTTTACTCCTTTGTATTAGTCTGCAAATTCTGTCGGTATCAGCTTTCTGTGCGAAGGTGGATTCACTCGATATTCCGAGTGCCGTGATGAAGAAAAATCTGCGGGCGGTAGTTGTATTACCTGAATCCTATCAGTCTACGAAAAAAAGCAAAACGAACTATCCGGTACTATATCTGCTTCACGGCGGCTATGGCCATTTCAATGATTGGATCACCAAAACGCCCGATAAAACCCTGCTTCACCGACTGGCCGATCAGTATAATCTCATCATTGTGATGCCGGAAGGCGAAATCTTTAGCTATTATCTGGATAGCCCAGTAGTTAAAGATAGCCAGTTTGAAACCTACCTGACGAAGGAAGTCATTGATAAAATCGACAAAACGTACCGCACCGTGAACACCAGTAAAGGGCGAGTTATTACGGGTTTGTCGATGGGTGGCTATGGGTCGTTGTATCTAGCAACACGCCACCCGGATTTGTATTGCGCAGCCGGAAGCATGAGTGGTGCCCTGAATCTGGACATGGCTAGTTGGAAACTTCTGCCCGATATGGCTAAAAATATAAAAGGAGAGTTTGAGAAAATTTTAGGCCCAATCGAACAATCGCCCGACAGTTATGGCGCGTATTCGGTGGTGAATATGGCCGACAAAATGAAAACCAACGGGCTGAAATTGGTGATCGATTGTGGCGTCGATGATTTTCTGATTGAACCCAACCGTGAACTCCACCGCCGATTAGTTTTTAACCAAACTCCGCACGATTACAGTGAACGTCCGGGTGGACACAGTTGGGACTACTGGCAAAACTCACTCCCGAATCATGTTTTATTTTTTGCTAACGTACTGAAAGCGAACGGGACGACTGTTCAATAA
- a CDS encoding alpha/beta hydrolase, with the protein MRRISTNLFLILVIGLLSLPSWAAKVDTLDVPSAAMNRTLRAAVVLPAKYKKAKQPFPVLYLLHGGTGSFRDWLTKVPDKTLLHQLADQYNIIIVTPDGDPTSYYFDSPLVKSSQFETFISKELIDKIDNTYRTVRERRGRIIAGLSMGGHGAMFISSRHPDLYAAAGSMSGVMNINTATWKVPADFAKSRSENFVKLLGPPKEGNSPYPGYTMVTLADKLKANNLPLIFDIGVDDFLIEGNRDLHRQLMENKTPHDYIERPGAHTWDYWGNSLPYQLLFFSKILKMNGVMND; encoded by the coding sequence ATGCGTCGAATTTCTACCAACCTATTTTTAATTCTCGTAATCGGTCTGCTTTCGTTGCCTTCATGGGCTGCCAAAGTAGATACACTGGATGTACCCAGTGCCGCTATGAACCGAACGCTTCGGGCGGCAGTGGTACTTCCTGCGAAGTATAAAAAGGCCAAACAGCCGTTTCCGGTGCTCTATCTGCTCCACGGCGGTACTGGTAGTTTTCGTGACTGGCTGACCAAGGTGCCTGATAAAACTCTGCTCCACCAATTAGCCGATCAGTACAACATTATCATCGTAACCCCCGACGGCGACCCAACCAGCTATTATTTCGATAGCCCACTTGTCAAAAGCAGCCAATTCGAAACCTTTATTTCCAAAGAGTTAATCGATAAAATTGATAATACCTACCGGACCGTTCGGGAGCGTAGAGGACGCATTATTGCCGGATTGTCGATGGGGGGACACGGGGCCATGTTTATCTCCAGTCGTCACCCTGATCTGTACGCTGCGGCTGGAAGCATGAGTGGGGTCATGAACATCAACACCGCCACCTGGAAAGTGCCCGCCGATTTTGCCAAGTCCCGCTCCGAAAACTTTGTCAAACTGCTCGGCCCGCCAAAAGAAGGCAATTCTCCCTATCCCGGCTACACAATGGTGACACTAGCCGACAAGCTAAAAGCCAATAACCTGCCCTTGATTTTCGACATCGGGGTCGATGATTTTCTGATCGAGGGAAATCGTGATCTGCACCGTCAGCTCATGGAAAACAAAACACCCCACGACTACATTGAACGACCCGGCGCCCATACCTGGGATTACTGGGGAAATTCACTGCCTTACCAATTATTGTTTTTTAGTAAAATTCTGAAAATGAATGGGGTAATGAACGATTAA
- a CDS encoding carboxylesterase/lipase family protein, which produces MNTKSSLLILMALVLPLLAIGQAKDPIMAGKGIATVPTESGSVRGYIHNGTFTFKGIPYAKAERFMAPTKPDSWTGVRSSMTYGPVCPMDVTTTTNDEIEFPFHHDWGYTNENCLSLNVWTPEISNAKKRPVMVWLHGGGFTAGSSVELPSYDGENLTKKGDVVVVTVNHRLNILGFSDLSAYGEKYKNSANAGLMDLVSALQWVKQNIAQFGGDPGNVTIFGQSGGGGKVTSLMNAPSAKGLFHKAIVQSGSYITSFAESDVMKKVSAALLEELNLQPNQVDSLQKISYERLNAAGKKALRKVSDSMKGEGRPAFGLGWGPIHDGNFLPYQPSEPAAIALSKDIPLLVGSTKNEFTPFNPATRDISMEAAKANLQKKYGDKTDAYLAAVKKAYPETVKPSDYIDLDFNFRPLTVRQANAKAIPGAAPVYMYLFTWQSPVLDGAYKAMHCMEIPFVFDNISRCEEMTGGGKEAHTLADKMSRAWIAFARTGNPNHKGLPTWPQYNAESGATMIFDNTNQVKNNPDKELLQIATGKSM; this is translated from the coding sequence ATGAATACCAAATCAAGTCTATTAATTCTGATGGCACTCGTGCTGCCACTGTTGGCCATTGGGCAAGCCAAAGACCCCATCATGGCGGGCAAAGGCATTGCCACCGTACCCACCGAATCAGGAAGCGTTCGGGGCTACATTCACAATGGTACATTTACCTTCAAAGGAATTCCGTACGCCAAAGCTGAGCGATTCATGGCGCCAACGAAACCTGATTCGTGGACGGGTGTTCGCTCATCAATGACCTATGGCCCGGTTTGCCCAATGGATGTAACCACGACGACAAACGATGAAATCGAGTTTCCGTTTCATCATGACTGGGGCTATACCAACGAGAATTGCCTTAGTCTGAACGTCTGGACACCTGAAATCAGCAATGCGAAAAAGCGGCCGGTTATGGTTTGGCTGCATGGGGGTGGTTTTACCGCTGGTTCTTCAGTTGAATTACCATCGTACGATGGCGAAAACCTGACCAAAAAGGGCGATGTCGTTGTCGTAACGGTAAACCACCGTCTGAACATTCTAGGCTTTTCCGACTTGTCGGCCTATGGGGAAAAGTACAAAAATTCGGCTAATGCGGGTCTGATGGATTTAGTGTCGGCCTTGCAATGGGTGAAGCAGAACATTGCTCAATTTGGGGGTGATCCGGGCAACGTAACCATCTTCGGTCAGTCGGGTGGGGGCGGCAAAGTGACTTCGTTAATGAACGCGCCTTCTGCAAAAGGACTATTTCATAAGGCCATCGTGCAGAGTGGTAGCTACATAACCAGCTTCGCAGAAAGTGATGTAATGAAGAAAGTAAGCGCGGCCTTGTTGGAAGAACTGAACCTCCAACCTAATCAGGTCGATTCGCTGCAAAAAATATCGTATGAGCGTTTGAATGCAGCTGGTAAAAAAGCACTTCGTAAAGTATCGGACAGTATGAAAGGCGAAGGTCGGCCCGCCTTCGGACTAGGCTGGGGCCCCATTCATGATGGAAATTTCCTTCCGTATCAGCCATCAGAGCCAGCCGCTATAGCCCTTTCAAAAGACATTCCGCTACTCGTTGGGTCGACTAAAAACGAGTTTACACCCTTCAATCCAGCTACCCGTGATATTTCGATGGAAGCTGCTAAAGCGAACCTACAAAAGAAATACGGCGACAAAACGGATGCTTATCTGGCAGCGGTGAAGAAGGCGTACCCAGAAACCGTGAAGCCATCGGATTACATTGACCTTGATTTCAACTTCCGGCCGCTTACCGTCCGGCAGGCAAATGCTAAAGCGATTCCAGGGGCCGCTCCGGTCTATATGTACCTGTTTACCTGGCAGTCACCCGTGTTGGACGGCGCTTATAAAGCCATGCACTGCATGGAAATTCCGTTCGTATTCGACAACATCAGTCGTTGCGAAGAAATGACCGGTGGTGGCAAAGAAGCTCACACGCTGGCCGACAAAATGAGTCGCGCCTGGATTGCCTTCGCCCGAACAGGCAACCCAAATCACAAAGGCTTGCCGACATGGCCTCAATACAACGCTGAGAGTGGCGCTACGATGATCTTCGATAATACGAACCAGGTAAAAAATAATCCCGATAAGGAGTTGTTGCAGATTGCTACCGGCAAGTCGATGTAA
- a CDS encoding CitMHS family transporter: MLALLGFATIGVFLVLIITKRLSVITALVLVPVIMGFVAGFNPKELGEMILAGIKQVAPTGILLMFAVLYFATMLDAGLFDPIIVGIIRFVKGDPLKVIVGTAILTMIVHLDGDGTATFMIVMSAFLPIYKQLNINRLTLPGIVALSVGPMHLVPWSGTSARAISTLKTDATQLVNPNIPAIIAGICWVLFVAYWFGLKERKRLGVIDLHYAHHENLTEQQTQLRRPKLFWINALLTIGLIVTLMKGWVPAPALFIVAVVVVLLINYPQLPDQQKVLRSHGNNIFMVSSMIFAAGVFSGVLTGSKMIDAMATSLVSLIPEQHAAWLPTLTAITSMPASLLFTPDAYYFGVVPILSQTATQFGIDPLEIGRAALLGQMTVGFPVSPLTASTFLLVGLAEVDLGDHQKFILKWAFGTTLVMTLAALLTGSIHL; the protein is encoded by the coding sequence ATGCTGGCTCTACTTGGCTTTGCCACCATTGGTGTTTTTCTAGTCCTGATTATTACCAAGCGACTGTCGGTCATAACGGCGCTCGTACTCGTGCCGGTCATAATGGGCTTTGTCGCCGGATTCAATCCCAAAGAGCTTGGAGAGATGATTCTGGCAGGTATAAAGCAGGTAGCGCCAACGGGCATTCTGTTGATGTTCGCCGTATTATATTTTGCGACGATGCTCGACGCGGGCTTATTCGACCCCATTATTGTGGGCATTATTCGCTTTGTCAAAGGTGATCCGCTGAAAGTAATTGTTGGAACGGCCATCTTAACGATGATTGTTCACCTGGATGGCGACGGTACGGCTACGTTTATGATCGTGATGTCGGCGTTTCTGCCGATCTATAAACAACTGAACATCAATCGCCTGACGCTACCGGGTATTGTGGCGTTGAGCGTGGGGCCCATGCACCTGGTGCCGTGGTCGGGGACTTCTGCACGGGCTATTTCAACGCTGAAAACAGATGCTACCCAACTCGTCAATCCGAACATCCCCGCCATCATTGCCGGTATCTGTTGGGTATTGTTTGTTGCCTATTGGTTTGGCCTGAAAGAGCGAAAACGCCTGGGAGTCATCGATTTGCACTATGCTCATCATGAAAACCTGACCGAGCAGCAAACGCAACTGCGTCGCCCGAAACTGTTCTGGATCAATGCGCTGCTGACAATTGGCCTGATCGTCACGCTCATGAAAGGTTGGGTGCCTGCCCCTGCCCTGTTCATTGTGGCCGTCGTTGTCGTCCTGTTGATCAATTACCCGCAGCTACCGGATCAGCAAAAAGTGCTCAGGAGCCACGGCAACAACATTTTCATGGTGTCGAGTATGATCTTCGCTGCGGGCGTGTTTTCGGGAGTTCTAACGGGCTCTAAAATGATCGACGCGATGGCGACCTCACTGGTTTCGCTCATTCCTGAACAGCACGCGGCCTGGTTACCAACACTCACCGCTATCACCAGTATGCCTGCCAGTCTGCTCTTTACGCCCGACGCCTATTATTTTGGCGTAGTCCCGATTCTAAGCCAAACGGCTACTCAGTTTGGTATCGATCCCTTAGAAATTGGGCGGGCAGCTTTGTTGGGACAAATGACGGTTGGCTTTCCAGTTAGCCCGCTAACAGCCTCAACTTTTTTGCTGGTTGGTCTGGCCGAAGTGGATTTGGGCGATCATCAGAAATTTATTCTGAAATGGGCCTTCGGCACAACGCTGGTTATGACGCTGGCGGCTCTGTTAACCGGTTCGATTCACCTATGA
- a CDS encoding acyclic terpene utilization AtuA family protein → MKQHIRIGCGAGFSGDRLEPALILVQQGQLDYLVLECLAERTIALAQKRKRQDPALGYDPLLERRIESLLPHLLEKKVRLITNMGAANPLAAAQKIVEIAQRLKLSVTVAAVTGDDVFNLLSGNETALETGKSLTDSGALVSANAYLGTDAILPSLATNADIIITGRCADPSLFVSPLVHEFGWSLDDSNQIGQGTVIGHLLECAGQLTGGYFVDPGRKDVPDMAHLGHPFADVSPDGTAIFSKVAGTGGTLTAATAKEQLLYEVMDPSRYITPDVIADFTQVRLEEIGSDQVCATGGRGQNRPNTLKVSVGYEAGFIGEGEISYAGSNALGRAQLAGSIIQERLQDRFTDLRIDYIGSTSVHRTNFGHYPDPYEIRLRVAGRAASLQQAALVGEEVEALYTNGPAGGGGARKYIHEVVGIVSTLMDRQKITASITVLKS, encoded by the coding sequence ATGAAACAACACATTCGGATTGGGTGCGGGGCTGGTTTTTCCGGCGACCGACTCGAACCAGCGCTTATTCTGGTTCAACAGGGACAATTAGATTACCTCGTGCTTGAATGTCTGGCAGAACGAACCATTGCGCTGGCCCAAAAACGAAAACGCCAGGACCCTGCACTGGGTTACGACCCATTACTGGAACGCCGAATCGAAAGCCTATTACCCCATTTACTTGAAAAAAAGGTTCGCCTGATTACCAACATGGGTGCCGCGAATCCACTAGCAGCGGCTCAGAAAATTGTTGAGATCGCTCAGCGATTAAAGTTATCCGTAACTGTAGCCGCTGTCACGGGAGATGATGTTTTTAATCTGTTATCAGGTAATGAAACGGCACTTGAAACGGGCAAGTCGTTAACGGATTCTGGTGCTCTTGTTTCGGCAAATGCCTATTTAGGTACCGATGCCATTTTACCATCCTTAGCTACGAATGCCGACATTATTATTACGGGCCGTTGTGCCGATCCGTCGCTTTTTGTCTCCCCGTTGGTACACGAATTTGGATGGTCGCTGGATGATAGTAATCAGATTGGTCAGGGAACAGTGATCGGGCATTTGCTGGAATGTGCAGGACAGCTAACCGGCGGCTATTTCGTTGATCCCGGCCGTAAGGATGTTCCCGATATGGCACACCTGGGTCACCCATTTGCTGATGTTTCACCAGATGGGACGGCCATTTTTAGTAAAGTGGCAGGAACGGGAGGGACTTTGACTGCTGCTACTGCTAAAGAACAACTTCTGTACGAAGTGATGGACCCCAGTCGATACATAACGCCTGATGTTATTGCCGATTTTACGCAGGTACGTCTGGAAGAAATAGGCTCTGATCAGGTGTGTGCTACAGGTGGACGAGGCCAAAATCGTCCAAATACGTTGAAAGTAAGCGTGGGTTACGAAGCCGGTTTTATTGGCGAAGGTGAAATTTCTTATGCCGGATCGAATGCCTTAGGCCGGGCGCAATTAGCCGGTTCGATTATTCAGGAGCGATTGCAGGATCGCTTTACTGACCTACGAATTGATTACATCGGCAGTACATCGGTGCATCGTACAAACTTTGGGCACTATCCCGACCCCTATGAAATCCGGCTTCGGGTAGCAGGTAGAGCAGCATCGCTCCAACAAGCAGCTTTAGTAGGTGAAGAGGTAGAAGCTCTCTATACAAATGGCCCAGCTGGCGGGGGAGGAGCCCGAAAGTACATTCATGAAGTCGTGGGTATTGTATCGACGCTTATGGATCGCCAAAAAATAACAGCTAGTATCACCGTCCTTAAATCATGA
- a CDS encoding AtuA-related protein: MRIKLYDIAHSRAGDKGNTLTLSLIPYNADDYPLLCTRVTAEAVSRHLEYIVKGEITRYELPNLPALQFVCQQALTGGVTTSLTMDTHGKSLSYALLEMWVDTELMDTE, encoded by the coding sequence ATGAGAATAAAGCTATATGATATTGCCCACAGTAGGGCAGGGGATAAAGGCAATACATTGACCTTATCGCTCATTCCATATAATGCCGATGATTATCCATTGCTATGCACCAGGGTAACCGCCGAAGCAGTCAGTCGACACCTGGAATACATTGTTAAGGGAGAGATAACCCGCTATGAACTGCCTAATCTACCGGCGCTTCAGTTTGTGTGTCAGCAGGCACTAACGGGTGGTGTTACAACCTCGCTAACGATGGATACGCATGGCAAAAGTTTGAGTTATGCGTTGCTGGAAATGTGGGTAGATACTGAATTAATGGATACTGAATAA
- a CDS encoding M28 family peptidase translates to MTSQQLLLAASLISLPFASIAQDKFANTITAADLEKHLRILAADDMEGRETGTRGQRKAADYIASQFTAEGLKPIVKEADGKLGYLQPYTLYKKNWGDFYVSAGGKRFEPQKDFMPNGLLYLPTETTYETVFAGYGIGETNYDDYAGRDVKGKAVVVLDDEPKAADGKKLVSGTSDASKWGGPNGWRAKSLLAKEKGAAQLFIVSAESAEAFKQLLTQRSAMQARFNRLSLKPGAENVGSVGVFLITSDMAAALLNTSAATLNQTMTQLAQATKPIASSLTGSIEMKADRVDEKTESSNVLGFIEGTDKKDEVLVVSSHYDHIGISADGQINNGANDDGSGTVSVLEIAQAFAKAKAAGKGPRRSILFLTVSGEEKGLLGSQYYADMSPVIPLEKTVADLNIDMVGRVDDIHLGKSDNYIYVIGSDKLSSELHKISEETNQKYIKMDLDYKYNDPQDSQRIYYRSDHYNFAKHKIPIIFYFNGLHPDYHKPTDDIEKIDFKLAEKSARLVFYTAWEIANRDQRLVVDSNKQ, encoded by the coding sequence ATGACTTCTCAACAATTATTGCTGGCTGCAAGCCTAATCAGCTTGCCTTTTGCTAGTATCGCTCAGGACAAGTTTGCCAATACTATTACGGCGGCCGACCTTGAAAAACACCTCCGTATCTTGGCCGCCGATGACATGGAAGGCCGTGAAACCGGAACCCGTGGTCAGCGCAAAGCGGCTGATTATATCGCCAGTCAGTTTACAGCTGAGGGACTCAAGCCAATCGTTAAGGAAGCGGATGGCAAGCTGGGCTATCTGCAACCCTATACACTCTACAAAAAAAACTGGGGTGATTTTTACGTTAGTGCCGGTGGTAAACGATTTGAACCCCAGAAAGACTTTATGCCCAATGGGCTGCTCTATTTGCCTACCGAAACAACGTATGAGACCGTGTTTGCTGGCTATGGCATTGGCGAGACGAATTATGACGATTATGCCGGACGCGATGTGAAAGGGAAGGCCGTAGTTGTGCTGGATGATGAGCCTAAAGCGGCCGATGGCAAAAAGTTGGTGAGTGGAACCAGCGATGCCTCCAAATGGGGCGGGCCAAACGGCTGGCGGGCCAAGAGTCTTTTGGCCAAAGAGAAAGGAGCCGCTCAACTGTTTATCGTCTCCGCGGAGTCAGCCGAAGCGTTTAAGCAGTTGCTCACCCAGCGAAGTGCCATGCAGGCCCGGTTCAATCGACTGAGCCTGAAACCTGGCGCTGAGAATGTAGGTTCTGTTGGTGTATTTCTGATCACCTCCGATATGGCAGCTGCCCTACTCAACACCTCTGCGGCTACGCTGAACCAAACGATGACTCAGCTCGCTCAAGCAACGAAACCGATAGCGTCGTCCTTGACTGGAAGTATTGAGATGAAAGCAGACCGAGTCGATGAGAAAACGGAGTCATCGAACGTACTGGGCTTTATTGAAGGAACTGACAAAAAAGACGAAGTGCTAGTCGTCTCGTCGCACTACGACCATATTGGCATTAGCGCCGATGGGCAAATTAATAACGGGGCCAATGACGATGGCTCGGGAACAGTATCGGTTCTGGAAATTGCGCAGGCGTTTGCTAAAGCCAAAGCCGCCGGAAAAGGCCCTCGCCGGTCCATTTTGTTTCTGACTGTATCCGGAGAAGAGAAGGGGCTGCTAGGGTCGCAGTATTACGCCGATATGAGTCCGGTAATCCCACTGGAGAAAACCGTTGCGGATTTAAACATCGACATGGTCGGTCGTGTCGATGATATCCATCTGGGCAAATCGGATAACTACATTTATGTGATCGGCTCCGATAAACTTTCGTCGGAACTGCACAAGATCAGCGAAGAGACGAATCAGAAGTACATCAAGATGGATCTGGATTACAAGTACAACGATCCGCAGGATTCGCAGCGGATTTACTACCGCTCCGACCACTACAACTTCGCGAAGCACAAAATCCCCATTATCTTCTACTTCAACGGCTTACACCCCGATTACCACAAGCCAACGGATGATATCGAGAAAATCGACTTCAAATTGGCCGAGAAATCAGCCCGCCTGGTGTTCTACACCGCCTGGGAAATCGCCAACCGCGACCAGCGTTTAGTAGTCGATAGCAACAAGCAGTAA